The following proteins come from a genomic window of Pseudomonas hygromyciniae:
- the arcC gene encoding carbamate kinase, giving the protein MRIVVALGGNALLRRGEPMTADNQRANIRVATEQIAKIHPGNELVIAHGNGPQVGLLSLQAAAYTQVSPYPLDVLGAETEGMIGYIIEQELGNLLDFEVPFATLLTQVEVDAKDPAFQNPTKPIGPVYSKAEAEKLAAEKGWAIAPDGDKYRRVVASPRPKRIFEIRPIKWLLEKSSIVICAGGGGIPTMYDENGKLKGIEAVIDKDLCSSLLAQQLEADLLVIATDVNAAFIDFGKPTQKAIGQAHPDDMEKLGFAAGSMGPKVQAACEFARNTGKTAVIGSLSDIEAIVQGTAGTRISTAKPGITYL; this is encoded by the coding sequence ATGCGTATCGTCGTTGCTCTGGGCGGTAACGCCCTGCTCCGCCGTGGTGAACCCATGACTGCGGACAACCAACGCGCCAATATCCGGGTCGCCACCGAACAGATTGCCAAGATTCATCCCGGCAATGAGCTGGTGATCGCCCACGGTAATGGGCCGCAAGTCGGCCTGCTGTCGCTGCAAGCCGCCGCCTACACCCAGGTTTCCCCCTACCCGCTGGACGTGCTGGGCGCCGAAACCGAAGGCATGATCGGCTACATCATCGAACAGGAACTGGGCAACCTGCTGGACTTTGAAGTGCCTTTCGCCACCCTGCTGACCCAGGTCGAAGTGGACGCCAAGGACCCGGCCTTCCAGAACCCGACCAAACCGATCGGCCCGGTCTACTCCAAGGCCGAAGCCGAAAAACTGGCCGCCGAAAAAGGCTGGGCAATTGCCCCCGATGGCGATAAATATCGCCGGGTCGTGGCCAGCCCACGGCCCAAACGCATCTTTGAAATCCGCCCGATCAAGTGGCTCCTGGAAAAGAGCAGCATCGTGATCTGCGCCGGCGGCGGCGGTATCCCGACCATGTATGACGAGAACGGCAAGCTCAAGGGCATTGAAGCTGTGATCGATAAAGACCTGTGTTCCTCGCTGCTGGCCCAGCAACTGGAAGCCGACTTGCTGGTAATCGCCACCGACGTCAATGCGGCGTTTATCGACTTCGGCAAGCCGACGCAAAAAGCCATCGGCCAGGCGCACCCCGACGACATGGAAAAACTCGGCTTCGCTGCCGGCTCCATGGGGCCCAAAGTCCAGGCCGCCTGTGAGTTCGCCCGCAACACTGGCAAAACCGCAGTGATCGGTTCACTCTCGGACATCGAAGCCATTGTCCAGGGCACCGCCGGCACCCGTATCAGCACGGCAAAACCTGGCATCACCTACTTATAA
- a CDS encoding DUF5064 family protein produces MAIFEPGHLHVERHALNAQDHSYDLCIDYEVSQDPKEGKGMLFKMHGSVQGKDLKEEFFLPKDQAFDFARHAMNIAQKYGMPKTAVLNGSMHKQYDQMFEDVRHQLDVKPGDPIKPEHLE; encoded by the coding sequence ATGGCCATTTTTGAACCCGGTCACTTGCATGTCGAACGCCACGCGCTCAATGCCCAGGATCACAGCTACGACCTGTGCATCGACTATGAAGTCAGCCAGGACCCAAAGGAAGGCAAGGGAATGCTCTTCAAGATGCACGGCTCCGTGCAGGGCAAGGACCTCAAGGAAGAGTTCTTCCTGCCCAAGGACCAGGCCTTCGACTTTGCCCGCCATGCGATGAACATCGCACAGAAATACGGCATGCCGAAAACTGCGGTGCTCAATGGAAGCATGCATAAACAGTACGACCAGATGTTCGAGGATGTGCGCCACCAACTGGATGTAAAACCTGGCGACCCAATCAAGCCAGAGCATCTGGAATAA
- a CDS encoding sigma-54-dependent transcriptional regulator produces MRIHVSFIDRVGITQEVLALLGGRNLNLDAVEMIPPNVYIDAPTLSVEVLEELRDALFNVHGVQAVTVVDILPGQRRHLQLDALLAAMTDPVLALDSAGKVLLANPALIALYGREPAGESIAELFDDPALLDTLLEHGFRLPLREISVNGQTLLLDATPITDAGALLTLYPPNRIGERLSALHHDHAEGFDALLGESVAIRTLKTRAQRVAALDAPLLIQGETGTGKELVARACHAISARHSSPFLALNCAALPENLAESELFGYAPGAFTGAQRGGKPGLMELADQGTVFLDEIGEMSPYLQAKLLRFLNDGSFRRVGGDREVKVNVRILSATHRDLEKMVTEGTFREDLFYRLNVLNVEVPPLRERGQDILLLARYFMQQACAQIQRPVCRLAPGTYPALLGNRWPGNVRQLQNVIFRAAAICESNLVDIGDLDIAGTSVARQSDGEVDSLEQAVEGFERSLLEKLYVSYPSTRQLANRLQTSHTAIAHRLRKYGIPGKP; encoded by the coding sequence ATGCGTATCCACGTCAGCTTCATCGACCGCGTCGGCATCACCCAGGAAGTCCTGGCCCTGCTCGGTGGGCGCAATCTCAACCTGGATGCGGTGGAGATGATCCCGCCCAACGTCTACATCGACGCGCCGACCCTGAGCGTGGAGGTGTTGGAGGAGCTGCGCGACGCGCTGTTCAATGTCCACGGCGTACAAGCGGTGACCGTGGTCGACATCCTTCCCGGCCAGCGCCGTCACCTGCAACTCGACGCCCTGCTGGCGGCCATGACCGATCCGGTACTGGCCCTGGACAGCGCCGGCAAGGTGTTGCTGGCCAACCCGGCGCTGATTGCCCTGTATGGTCGCGAGCCGGCGGGCGAAAGCATCGCCGAACTGTTTGACGATCCGGCGCTGCTCGATACCTTGCTCGAGCATGGCTTTCGCCTGCCCCTGCGCGAGATCAGCGTCAACGGCCAGACCTTGCTGCTGGACGCCACGCCCATCACCGATGCCGGCGCGCTGCTGACCCTATACCCGCCCAACCGGATCGGTGAGCGGCTGTCAGCCCTGCATCATGACCATGCCGAAGGCTTCGATGCGCTGCTGGGCGAATCCGTGGCCATCCGCACCCTCAAGACCCGTGCGCAACGGGTCGCCGCCCTGGATGCCCCGTTGTTGATCCAGGGCGAAACCGGGACCGGTAAAGAGCTGGTGGCCCGCGCCTGCCATGCCATCAGTGCGCGTCATAGCTCGCCATTCCTGGCGCTCAACTGCGCGGCCCTGCCGGAGAACCTCGCCGAAAGCGAGCTGTTCGGCTACGCCCCCGGCGCCTTCACCGGTGCCCAGCGCGGCGGCAAGCCGGGGCTGATGGAGTTGGCCGACCAGGGCACGGTGTTTCTCGATGAGATTGGCGAGATGTCGCCGTACTTGCAGGCCAAGCTGCTGCGCTTTCTCAATGACGGCAGCTTTCGCCGGGTCGGTGGCGACCGTGAGGTCAAGGTCAATGTGCGCATCCTCAGTGCCACCCACCGCGACCTGGAAAAAATGGTCACTGAAGGCACCTTCCGCGAAGACCTGTTCTACCGCCTCAACGTACTGAATGTCGAAGTCCCGCCCCTGCGTGAGCGTGGCCAAGACATCCTGCTGCTGGCCCGCTACTTCATGCAGCAGGCCTGCGCGCAGATCCAGCGCCCGGTCTGTCGCCTGGCGCCGGGCACCTACCCGGCGCTGCTGGGCAATCGCTGGCCGGGCAACGTGCGCCAGTTGCAGAACGTGATCTTCCGCGCCGCCGCCATTTGCGAAAGCAATCTGGTGGACATTGGCGACCTGGACATTGCCGGCACCTCGGTCGCCCGCCAGAGTGACGGCGAGGTCGACAGCCTGGAACAGGCGGTGGAGGGTTTCGAACGCAGCCTGCTGGAAAAGCTCTACGTCAGCTACCCCTCGACCCGCCAACTGGCCAACCGCCTGCAGACGTCCCACACGGCGATCGCCCATCGGCTTCGCAAGTACGGGATCCCCGGCAAACCCTGA
- the gcvH gene encoding glycine cleavage system protein GcvH translates to MSELRFTEDHEWLRAEADGSVTVGITAFAQNALGDVVFVQLPELQAYDQGAEASTVESVKAASGVYMPLTGEVLEVNEKLSDSPELVNEDPMGEGWFFRFKPADAAAVAKLLDQDAYDRLIKANAEA, encoded by the coding sequence ATGAGCGAATTGCGTTTTACTGAAGATCACGAATGGCTGCGTGCCGAAGCCGACGGCAGCGTCACCGTGGGTATTACCGCGTTCGCGCAAAACGCCCTGGGTGATGTGGTGTTCGTCCAATTGCCTGAGCTGCAGGCCTACGACCAGGGTGCAGAAGCTTCCACCGTGGAGTCGGTCAAGGCGGCCAGCGGCGTGTACATGCCCCTGACCGGTGAAGTCCTGGAAGTGAACGAAAAGCTCAGCGACAGCCCGGAACTGGTCAACGAAGACCCGATGGGCGAAGGCTGGTTCTTCCGCTTCAAACCAGCTGATGCCGCTGCGGTAGCTAAGCTGTTGGATCAGGATGCGTACGACCGCCTGATTAAAGCCAACGCTGAAGCTTGA
- the gcvP gene encoding aminomethyl-transferring glycine dehydrogenase, protein MSINLSTANEFIARHIGPRQDDEQQMLATLGFDSLEALSASVIPESIKGTAVLGLSDGLSEADALASIKAIAAKNQLFKTYIGQGYYNCHTPSPILRNLLENPAWYTAYTPYQPEISQGRLEALLNFQTLISDLTGLPIANASLLDEATAAAEAMTFCKRLSKNKGSNAFFASVHSHPQTLDVLRTRAEPLGIDVVVGDERELTDVSPFFGALLQYPASNGDVFDYRELTERLHAANALVAVAADLLALTLLTPPGEFGADVAIGSAQRFGVPLGFGGPHAAYFSTKDAFKRDMPGRLVGVSVDRFGKPALRLAMQTREQHIRREKATSNICTAQVLLANIASMYAVYHGPKGLVQIATRIHHLAAILANGLTALGLTVEQETFFDTLTLATGANTAALHDKARAQRINLRVVDAARLGLSVDETTTQADIETLWSVFAGGKALPDFAALAASVDSTLPAALLRQSPILSHPVFNRYHSETELMRYLRKLADKDLALDRTMIPLGSCTMKLNAASEMIPVTWAEFGALHPFAPAAQSAGYLQLTSELEAMLCAATGYDAISLQPNAGSQGEYAGLLAIRAYHQSRGEERRDICLIPSSAHGTNPATANMAGMRVVVTACDARGNVDIEDLRAKAIEHREHLAALMITYPSTHGVFEEGIREICGIIHDNGGQVYIDGANMNAMVGLCAPGKFGGDVSHLNLHKTFCIPHGGGGPGVGPIGVKSHLTPFLPGHAAMERKEGAVCAAPFGSASILPITWMYISMMGGAGLKRASQLAILNANYISRRLEEHYPVLYTGSNGLVAHECILDLRPLKDSSGISVDDVAKRLIDFGFHAPTMSFPVAGTLMIEPTESESKEELDRFCDAMIAIREEIRAVENGTLDKDDNPLKNAPHTAAEIVGEWSHPYSREQAVYPVASLIEGKYWPPVGRVDNVFGDRNLVCACPSIESYA, encoded by the coding sequence ATGAGTATCAACCTGAGCACCGCCAACGAATTTATCGCCCGCCATATCGGCCCACGCCAGGACGACGAGCAGCAGATGCTCGCGACCCTGGGCTTTGATTCCCTCGAAGCCCTGAGCGCCAGCGTGATCCCGGAAAGCATCAAGGGCACCGCCGTGCTGGGCCTGAGCGATGGCCTGAGCGAAGCCGATGCCCTGGCGTCGATCAAGGCCATCGCGGCCAAGAACCAACTGTTCAAGACTTACATCGGCCAGGGTTACTACAACTGCCACACGCCGTCGCCGATCCTGCGCAACCTGCTGGAAAACCCGGCCTGGTACACCGCCTACACGCCGTACCAGCCAGAGATTTCCCAGGGCCGCCTGGAAGCGCTGCTGAACTTCCAGACCCTGATCAGCGACCTTACCGGCCTGCCGATCGCCAACGCATCCCTGCTCGACGAAGCCACCGCCGCCGCCGAAGCCATGACCTTCTGCAAGCGCCTGAGCAAGAACAAAGGCAGCAACGCGTTCTTCGCCTCGGTGCACAGCCACCCGCAGACCCTCGACGTGCTGCGCACCCGTGCCGAGCCGCTGGGCATTGATGTGGTAGTGGGCGATGAGCGCGAGCTGACCGACGTCAGCCCGTTCTTCGGCGCCCTGCTGCAATACCCGGCCAGCAACGGTGATGTGTTCGACTACCGCGAACTGACCGAACGCTTGCACGCCGCCAACGCCCTGGTGGCGGTGGCCGCCGACCTGCTGGCCCTGACCCTGCTGACCCCACCGGGCGAGTTCGGTGCCGACGTGGCCATCGGCAGTGCCCAACGCTTCGGCGTGCCCCTGGGCTTTGGTGGCCCGCACGCGGCGTACTTCTCCACCAAGGACGCGTTCAAGCGCGATATGCCGGGCCGTCTGGTTGGCGTGTCCGTAGACCGCTTCGGCAAGCCGGCCCTGCGCCTGGCCATGCAGACCCGCGAGCAACATATCCGCCGCGAGAAAGCCACCAGCAACATCTGCACCGCCCAAGTGCTGCTGGCCAACATCGCCAGCATGTACGCGGTGTACCACGGCCCCAAAGGCCTGGTGCAGATCGCCACGCGCATCCATCACCTGGCCGCGATCCTGGCCAATGGCTTGACCGCGCTGGGCCTCACGGTTGAACAAGAGACGTTCTTCGACACCCTGACCCTGGCCACCGGTGCCAACACCGCTGCCCTGCACGACAAGGCCCGCGCCCAGCGCATCAACCTGCGCGTCGTGGACGCGGCACGCCTGGGCCTGTCGGTGGACGAAACCACCACCCAAGCCGATATCGAAACCCTGTGGAGCGTGTTCGCAGGCGGTAAAGCCCTGCCAGACTTCGCCGCCCTGGCCGCCAGCGTCGACAGCACCCTGCCCGCCGCACTGCTGCGCCAGTCGCCGATCCTCAGCCACCCGGTGTTCAACCGTTATCACTCCGAAACCGAGCTGATGCGCTACCTGCGCAAGCTGGCAGACAAGGACCTGGCACTGGATCGCACCATGATCCCGCTGGGCTCGTGCACCATGAAGCTCAACGCCGCCAGTGAAATGATCCCAGTAACCTGGGCCGAGTTCGGTGCCCTGCACCCATTCGCCCCGGCCGCGCAAAGCGCCGGCTACCTGCAACTGACCAGCGAACTGGAAGCCATGCTCTGCGCGGCCACCGGTTACGACGCGATCTCCCTGCAACCGAACGCCGGTTCCCAGGGTGAGTACGCAGGCCTGTTGGCGATCCGTGCCTATCACCAGAGCCGTGGCGAAGAGCGCCGCGATATCTGCCTGATTCCTTCGTCGGCCCACGGCACCAACCCAGCCACGGCCAACATGGCCGGTATGCGCGTGGTAGTGACCGCGTGCGATGCCCGTGGCAACGTGGATATCGAAGACCTGCGCGCCAAGGCCATCGAGCATCGCGAACACCTCGCGGCACTGATGATCACCTACCCCTCGACCCACGGTGTGTTCGAGGAAGGCATCCGCGAAATCTGCGGGATCATCCACGACAACGGCGGCCAGGTGTATATCGACGGCGCCAACATGAACGCCATGGTCGGCCTGTGCGCCCCGGGCAAGTTCGGCGGCGACGTATCGCACCTGAACCTGCACAAGACCTTCTGCATCCCCCACGGCGGTGGCGGCCCGGGCGTAGGCCCGATTGGCGTCAAGTCGCACCTCACGCCCTTCCTGCCAGGCCACGCGGCCATGGAGCGCAAGGAAGGCGCGGTGTGCGCAGCACCGTTTGGCAGCGCGAGCATTTTGCCGATCACCTGGATGTACATCAGCATGATGGGCGGCGCGGGCCTCAAGCGCGCTTCGCAGCTGGCGATCCTCAATGCCAACTACATTTCCCGTCGCCTGGAAGAGCACTACCCGGTGCTGTACACCGGTAGCAACGGCCTGGTGGCCCACGAATGCATCCTCGACCTGCGCCCGCTCAAGGACAGCAGCGGCATCAGCGTGGATGACGTGGCCAAGCGCCTGATCGACTTTGGCTTCCATGCGCCTACCATGTCGTTCCCGGTTGCCGGCACCTTGATGATCGAGCCGACCGAAAGTGAATCCAAGGAAGAACTGGACCGCTTCTGCGACGCCATGATCGCGATCCGCGAAGAAATCCGCGCGGTGGAAAACGGCACGCTGGACAAGGATGACAACCCGCTGAAGAACGCGCCGCACACCGCAGCAGAAATCGTCGGTGAATGGAGCCATCCGTACAGCCGCGAACAAGCGGTGTACCCGGTGGCGTCGTTGATTGAAGGCAAGTACTGGCCGCCGGTTGGCCGGGTCGATAACGTGTTTGGTGATCGCAACCTTGTATGCGCGTGCCCGTCGATCGAGAGCTACGCCTGA
- a CDS encoding L-serine ammonia-lyase, whose product MSLSVFDLFKIGIGPSSSHTVGPMRAAARFAEGLKRDDLLHATTCVKVELYGSLGATGKGHGSDKAVLLGLEGEHPDTVNTETVATRLAQMRKDGCLNLLGEHSIAFNEKEHLAMIRKPLAYHPNGMIFRAFDAAGIQIRSREYYSVGGGFVVDEDAAGADRIVEDATPLTFPFKHAKDLLGHCTTYGLSISQVMLTNESAWRPEAETRSGLLKIWQVMQDCVDAGCRNEGILPGGLKVKRRAAALHCQLCKNPESALRDPLSVLDWVNLYALAVNEENANGGRVVTAPTNGAAGIVPAVLHYYMRFIPGANEDGVVRFLLTAAAIGILYKENASISGAEVGCQGEVGVACSMAAGALCEVLGGTVSQVENAAEIGMEHNLGLTCDPIGGLVQVPCIERNAMGSVKAINAVRMALRGDGQHFVSLDKVIRTMRQTGADMKSKYKETARGGLAVNIIEC is encoded by the coding sequence ATGTCGTTAAGCGTGTTCGACCTGTTCAAGATTGGCATCGGCCCCTCAAGCTCTCACACCGTCGGCCCGATGCGTGCCGCAGCCCGATTCGCCGAAGGCCTCAAGCGTGACGACCTGCTGCACGCCACCACCTGCGTCAAGGTGGAACTCTATGGATCGCTGGGCGCCACCGGCAAAGGCCACGGCAGCGACAAGGCCGTGCTGCTCGGACTGGAAGGCGAACACCCGGACACCGTCAACACCGAAACCGTGGCGACGCGCCTGGCGCAGATGCGCAAGGACGGCTGCCTGAATTTGCTCGGCGAACACAGTATTGCGTTCAACGAGAAAGAACACCTGGCGATGATTCGCAAACCCCTCGCCTACCACCCCAACGGCATGATCTTTCGTGCGTTTGACGCCGCCGGCATCCAGATTCGCAGCCGCGAGTACTACTCGGTGGGCGGCGGTTTTGTAGTGGATGAAGACGCCGCCGGCGCCGACCGGATCGTCGAAGACGCCACGCCCCTGACCTTCCCGTTCAAGCACGCCAAGGACTTGCTGGGCCATTGCACCACCTATGGGCTGTCCATCAGCCAGGTGATGCTGACCAACGAAAGCGCCTGGCGCCCGGAAGCCGAGACTCGCAGCGGCCTGCTGAAGATCTGGCAGGTCATGCAGGACTGTGTGGACGCGGGCTGTCGCAATGAAGGGATTCTGCCGGGAGGTTTGAAGGTCAAGCGTCGCGCCGCGGCGTTGCATTGTCAGTTGTGCAAGAACCCCGAATCCGCCCTGCGCGATCCGCTGTCGGTGCTGGACTGGGTCAACCTGTACGCCCTGGCGGTCAACGAAGAAAACGCCAATGGCGGGCGCGTGGTCACGGCGCCCACCAATGGTGCCGCCGGGATCGTGCCGGCGGTGTTGCACTACTACATGCGCTTTATTCCCGGGGCCAATGAAGACGGGGTGGTGCGTTTCCTGCTGACCGCCGCGGCCATCGGCATCCTCTACAAAGAAAATGCTTCGATCTCCGGGGCCGAGGTCGGCTGCCAGGGCGAAGTGGGCGTGGCCTGCTCCATGGCGGCCGGGGCCTTGTGCGAAGTGCTGGGCGGCACGGTTTCCCAGGTGGAAAACGCCGCCGAGATCGGCATGGAGCACAACCTCGGCCTGACCTGCGACCCGATTGGCGGTTTGGTGCAGGTGCCCTGCATCGAGCGCAATGCCATGGGCTCGGTGAAGGCAATCAATGCGGTGCGCATGGCCTTGCGCGGTGATGGTCAGCACTTTGTGTCCCTGGATAAGGTGATCCGCACCATGCGCCAGACCGGCGCCGATATGAAAAGCAAATACAAGGAAACCGCCCGTGGCGGTTTGGCCGTCAACATTATCGAGTGCTGA
- the gcvT gene encoding glycine cleavage system aminomethyltransferase GcvT, with protein sequence MSTETLLKTPLHALHLELGARMVPFAGYDMPVQYPLGVMKEHLHTREQAGLFDVSHMGQIRLTGANAAKALETLVPVDIIDLPVGMQRYAMFTNDQGGILDDLMVANLGNDELFLVVNAACKDQDLAHLRQHIGEHCQIEPLFEERALLALQGPAAAKVLARLAPEVTKMTFMQFAPLRLLGVECYVSRSGYTGEDGFEISVPAANAESLARSLLAEAEVAAIGLGARDSLRLEAGLCLYGHDMNSETTPIEASLLWAISKVRRADGARAGGFPGADRIFTQQQTGISRKRVGLLPQERTPVREGAEIVDEHGTVIGTVCSGGFGPSLGGPLAMGYLDTAFTALDSEVSALVRGKKVPLRVSKMPFVPQRYYRG encoded by the coding sequence ATGTCCACCGAAACCCTGTTGAAAACCCCGCTGCACGCCCTGCATCTCGAACTGGGCGCACGCATGGTGCCGTTCGCCGGCTATGACATGCCGGTGCAATACCCGCTGGGTGTGATGAAAGAGCACCTGCACACCCGTGAACAGGCCGGGTTGTTTGATGTGTCGCACATGGGCCAGATCCGCCTGACCGGCGCCAACGCCGCCAAGGCCCTGGAGACCCTGGTGCCCGTGGATATCATCGACCTGCCAGTGGGCATGCAGCGCTACGCCATGTTCACCAACGACCAGGGTGGCATCCTCGATGACCTGATGGTCGCCAACCTGGGTAACGATGAATTGTTCCTGGTGGTCAACGCCGCTTGCAAGGATCAAGACCTGGCCCACCTGCGCCAGCATATCGGCGAGCACTGCCAGATCGAGCCGCTGTTTGAAGAGCGCGCCCTGCTGGCCCTGCAAGGCCCGGCGGCAGCCAAGGTACTGGCGCGCCTGGCCCCGGAAGTAACCAAAATGACCTTTATGCAGTTCGCGCCCCTGCGCCTGCTGGGGGTGGAATGCTATGTCAGCCGTTCCGGCTATACCGGCGAAGACGGTTTTGAAATCTCCGTACCCGCGGCCAACGCCGAGAGCCTGGCCCGCAGCCTGCTGGCCGAAGCGGAAGTTGCAGCCATTGGCTTGGGCGCTCGCGATTCCCTGCGCCTGGAAGCCGGTCTGTGCCTCTATGGCCACGATATGAACAGCGAGACCACGCCGATTGAGGCCAGCCTGCTGTGGGCCATTTCCAAGGTGCGTCGCGCCGACGGCGCGCGTGCCGGTGGTTTCCCGGGGGCAGACCGGATCTTCACCCAGCAGCAGACCGGCATCAGCCGCAAGCGCGTCGGCCTGTTGCCGCAAGAGCGCACGCCGGTGCGTGAAGGGGCAGAGATTGTCGACGAACACGGCACCGTGATCGGCACCGTGTGCAGCGGCGGCTTTGGCCCAAGCCTGGGCGGCCCGCTCGCTATGGGCTACCTCGACACGGCCTTTACCGCGCTGGATAGCGAAGTCTCTGCGTTGGTGCGTGGGAAAAAGGTGCCACTGCGTGTAAGTAAAATGCCATTCGTGCCACAGCGTTACTATCGTGGCTGA
- a CDS encoding cold-shock protein: MAERQSGTVKWFNDEKGFGFITPESGPDLFVHFRAIQGNGFKSLKEGQKVTFIAVQGQKGMQADEVQAEA; the protein is encoded by the coding sequence ATGGCTGAACGTCAGAGCGGTACCGTCAAGTGGTTTAACGACGAGAAAGGTTTTGGTTTTATCACTCCAGAAAGCGGTCCGGATCTGTTCGTGCACTTCCGCGCTATTCAGGGCAACGGCTTCAAGAGCCTGAAAGAAGGCCAGAAAGTGACCTTCATCGCTGTGCAGGGCCAAAAAGGCATGCAAGCGGACGAAGTACAAGCAGAAGCCTGA
- a CDS encoding RDD family protein translates to MSKHLLSPQGEFPAVGLGRRLAAMFYDFLLCTALLIVTAFLYKLVWIAFVGEAKMRTLSESGALDGDPLLSTILFFVLFGFFAKFWTHSGQTLGMQVWGVRVQNADGSRISLWQALLRFVVSIASWLCAGLGFIWSLVDKKQRAWHDIYSDTQLVRIPKKKK, encoded by the coding sequence ATGTCGAAACACCTGCTAAGCCCCCAAGGCGAATTCCCCGCCGTTGGCCTGGGCCGTCGTCTGGCAGCGATGTTCTATGACTTCCTGTTGTGTACTGCCCTGCTGATCGTCACTGCCTTCCTCTATAAGCTGGTGTGGATTGCCTTTGTGGGTGAAGCGAAGATGCGCACGCTCTCGGAATCCGGCGCGCTGGACGGTGATCCGCTGCTGTCGACGATTCTGTTTTTTGTGCTGTTTGGTTTCTTTGCCAAGTTCTGGACCCATTCCGGGCAGACGCTGGGTATGCAAGTGTGGGGCGTGCGCGTGCAGAACGCGGATGGCTCACGCATCAGCCTGTGGCAGGCGCTGCTGCGCTTTGTAGTGTCAATTGCATCGTGGTTATGTGCAGGGCTGGGATTTATCTGGTCGCTGGTGGACAAGAAACAGCGGGCCTGGCATGACATCTACTCCGACACGCAGCTGGTGCGGATCCCGAAGAAAAAGAAATAG
- the nadA gene encoding quinolinate synthase NadA: protein MTQISERLLVQAHLDAKQPKVLSAEQEASLRSAIAAELKAQDAVLVAHFYCDPVIQALAEETGGCVSDSLEMARFGAAHPAKTVLVAGVRFMGETAKILTPEKRILMPTLEATCSLDLGCPVEEFSAFCDQHPERTVVVYANTSAAVKARADWVVTSSCALEIVESLMDNGETIIWGPDKHLGTYIQRQTGADMLLWDGACIVHEEFKSKQLEDMKALYPDAAILVHPESPTSVIELADAVGSTSQLIAAAQRLPNKTFIVATDRGIFYKMQQLCPDKVFVEAPTAGNGAACRSCAHCPWMAMNTLERTLQCLREGSNEIFVEPSLIPHAVRPLKRMLDFTQAARLKLAGNA, encoded by the coding sequence ATGACGCAAATTTCCGAACGCCTTCTGGTCCAAGCCCACCTCGATGCCAAGCAACCCAAGGTGCTCAGTGCCGAGCAAGAGGCAAGCTTACGTTCTGCCATTGCCGCCGAGCTCAAGGCTCAAGACGCGGTGCTGGTGGCTCACTTCTATTGCGACCCGGTGATTCAGGCCCTGGCCGAAGAAACCGGCGGTTGTGTTTCCGACTCCCTGGAAATGGCCCGCTTCGGCGCTGCCCATCCGGCCAAGACCGTACTGGTCGCCGGCGTGCGCTTCATGGGCGAGACGGCAAAAATCCTCACCCCCGAAAAGCGCATCCTGATGCCAACCCTGGAAGCCACCTGCTCCCTGGACCTGGGCTGCCCGGTGGAGGAGTTCTCAGCGTTCTGTGACCAGCATCCGGAGCGTACCGTGGTGGTGTATGCCAACACCTCGGCGGCGGTCAAGGCCCGGGCGGATTGGGTGGTAACGTCCAGTTGTGCCCTGGAAATCGTCGAAAGCCTGATGGATAACGGCGAGACCATCATCTGGGGGCCGGACAAGCACCTGGGCACCTATATCCAGCGCCAGACCGGTGCCGACATGCTGCTGTGGGACGGTGCCTGCATCGTCCACGAAGAGTTCAAGTCCAAGCAGTTGGAAGACATGAAGGCGCTGTACCCGGATGCAGCTATCCTGGTGCACCCAGAGTCACCTACGTCAGTGATCGAGTTGGCGGATGCCGTGGGTTCCACCAGCCAGTTGATTGCGGCGGCGCAACGGTTGCCGAACAAGACGTTTATCGTCGCCACTGACCGCGGCATTTTCTACAAGATGCAGCAGCTGTGCCCGGACAAGGTGTTTGTCGAGGCGCCAACCGCCGGTAACGGCGCGGCATGCCGCAGTTGTGCGCATTGCCCGTGGATGGCGATGAATACCCTGGAGCGCACGTTGCAATGCCTGCGCGAAGGCAGCAACGAAATTTTCGTCGAGCCCTCGTTGATTCCCCATGCCGTGCGCCCGCTCAAGCGCATGCTGGACTTTACCCAGGCGGCCCGCCTCAAGCTGGCCGGCAACGCCTGA